The sequence TTTATTTACTGCATTGAATTGTTTTGTCATTATTGGATATTAtattgtgcctgtgtgtgtgtgcagtttgtGAAGGAGGTGGATAATGAGGTCCGTCTGCGTTTGATGCAGTTTGTGACGGGCACGTGCAGACTTCCGCTTGGGGGCTTCGGTGAGCTCATGGGTGAGTTAAACACCATCATCAGTCACCACTCGTTATGTGATTTTCATCAACTATAGACATCAGATGTCTGACATGCCCTTGACTTTCCTCCTCCAGGAAGCAACGGACCTCAGAAGTTCTGCATTGAGAAGGTTGGCAAAGAGACATGGCTGCCCAGGAGTCACACATGGTGAGTTTCACGATGTTTGAAAGTGAACGTCACAGATAAAGCGTGACTCGTCTGACTCGACATGCTTCTCTTTCAGCTTTAACCGACTGGATTTGCCTCCGTACAAAAGCTTCGAACAGCTGAAAGAAAAGCTGCTCTTCGCCATCGAGGAGACGGAAGGATTCGGTCAGGAATGAAACATCTCACCGCTTTACGGCGACACGTCCAGCCAAGTAAAACAAACCATGAAACTTGCACAGATAATTACCAATGTAAATAAgctattttgtcattttaaaccaAATCTTAATATAAGACCTCATTTAGCGATCTTTACGATAACATGATTTCCCATGAATATGCAAGTGTTTCAGCTTCTCTGATCTTTTAAGTGCTGATATCGTAATAacacttttgtgttctgcatttgGCAGGTTTTTGAAATGAGCCTGAATAAAAACTATTAGAGAGGATTTTATAGTAGAACTCCAACATACGGCTCTAGTTTTATAGAGCTTATACTGAATGATTGTAGAGCTTGATCAGGTGCCTGGGGTTTATTTCCTTGtctttatttttgattttgagtGTTGATGGACATTACGTTTGATTAAGCGATTGCATGGCTGCATACAGAGTGGGAACGATCATTTGACTCAGACAGACAGCTGTCTCACATATCATTCAGCAGGTCAGGATTGGCTCTTGACAGTATTTGCTGTTTGTCACTTTCGAGTGTAAATCAGTATTTGATCAGAAGGGCAGCAGCTGAAGTCCGTTGTGCTTTTAGCACTTAATTCTTTCTGTGGCCTTTTGACCGTCATTTCAAACGGGAGGAAAACTGTGTCCATGACTATctttcatattaaaatatatgaatttaaacaaACGTGCATGTCTCTTGTGTTCTTCCAAACACAACACTGGTGAAGACCTTGAGTTTATATGATGGTATGAAGATTTTGTGTGGTTTATTTCTCTTATTAATACCATTGGTTGTAATTAGATTTACttgaaacattttaaagcatagtACTTAAACAAAACCAAGATTTTCCATTCTTTTATCTGAATTTTTGCACAATTAAAGTATAATATAATTTAGTTAACAGATGTAAAAATCCTTCAAAAACACTGTTTTTGTTGTGTGGCATTTGAAATGTTTCAGCAATGATTTGCATTTATTGTTAAAATCACCCATTACATTAGTCAACAACTTAGTCTAGAGAAAaccattcatttaaattaaaatattttccattTTTCCATGAGTCAGTTCTTTCAAGGATGTCCAGAATAATTAAATGAGAAAACTTGAAAATATTCTTGTAgtattcaagagcgaaaagcacacAGATCTCTGGATAAATATGCTAATTTTCAGCACTGATTACAATAAACAATAATCTGTACCAAATGTGGATTTTCAGTCGGTCCAAAGTCTCTATTTGTTGGACCTGTGAACTCGTGTGTCAGATGGTCTCATCGAGGTTTGTTTGTCATACCGTCTTGCTTGTACAATAATCACATTCtgctttttcattaaaatatgaaACTCTAGAAAACCTCAGGCTGAGGTTTATTAATCTGTAACAATCATTTCAGAACAAAGTATTTGTTTAGATTTAAGGACCTTTGCTTCAAAAATCCTAACCCTTTTTTAGTTTCTTGTTTTCAAATATAAAGAATGTATGTTAGTTATCATAGCAGATAATGAAGATGAACAGCAAATCACCATACACAATCAATTATCTGTAGGTCAtttcatatacactatattgccaaaagtattcactcacccatccaaataattgaattcaggtgttccaatcacttccatggccacaggtgtataaaatgaagcacctaggcatgcagactgcttctacaaacatttgtgaaagaatgggccgctctcaggagctcagtgaattccagcgtggtactgtgataggatgccacctgtgcaacaagtccagtcgtgaaatttcctcgctactaaatattccacagtcaactgtcagtggtattataacaaagtggaagcgattgggaatgacagcaactcagccacgaagtggtaggccacgtaaaatgacagagcggggtcagcggatgctgaggcgcatagtgcgcagaggtcgccaactttctgcagagtcaatcgctacagacctccaaagttcatgtggccttcagattagctcaagaacagtgcgtagagagcttcatggaatgggtttccatggccgagcagctgcatccaagccatacatcaccaagtgcaatgcaaagcgtcggatgcagtggtgtaaagcacgccgccactggactctagagcagtggagacatgttctctggagtgacgaatcacgcttctccatctggcaatctgatggacgagtctgggtttggcggttgccaggagaacggtacttgtctgactgcattgtgccaactgtgaagtttggtggaggggggattatggtgtggggttgtttttcaggagctgggcttggccccttagttccaatgaaaggaactctgaatgcttcagcgtaccaagagattttggacaattccgtgctcccaactttgtgggaacagtttggggatggccccttcctgttccaacatgactgcgcaccagtgcacaaagcaaggtccataaagacatggatgagcgagtttggtgtggaagaacttgactggcctgcacagagtcctgacctcaacccgatagagcacctttgggatgaattagagcgaagactgcgagccaggccttctcgtccaacatcagtgtctgacctcacaaatgcgcttctggaagaatggtcaaaaattcccataaacacactcctaaaccttgtggaaagccttcccagaagagttgaagctgttatagctgcaaagggtgggccgacgtcatattaaaccctatggattaagaatgggatgtcacttaagttcatatgcgtctaaaggcagatgagcgaatacttttggcaatatagtgtatgtgaagaaaaaaacaacaaaagaccaTTAAGGCATCTTATAAAAATACTGTGTTCTGATTTCACTCGTCATGCGTTGAGTTTCTTGAGAAGATCCAAAGCATCTTTATGTACCTGTGTTGGGTCAGAAATGAATATTACAGCTCAGTATATGATAtaacagacagataaacatgaCTGTGAGAACCTGTTTGTCTTCTTCTGTGACTGCAGGATAATCGTGCGCTTTATTGAGCCACAACATGGCCTTCTCGCGGTCACTCAACATCATGTACGTCTTTCCCAACATCAGCAGGTTCTTACTGTAGAAATTTGGCTCGACTAAAATGAGAAATGACAGTTTGTTACAGCTGCAGTCTGTCACACACATGAAAATACAgttaaagtgtttgtttttacTGCACCTTCTTCAGCTTTCAGGAAATATGCCGAAGCCTGACAGAGACAAAACACACAATCATTTGATTGTTGCAAGACAGTTTTAGCACCAAATGTTTTGGTGGTTACAGAAACATACCGTCTACAATCCAAATAACATTTCAAACGTGTGTAAGTGATTATGAGCAGCTGCATCTGTTCGTTTCTTTGACCTCTTCATAAGTCGCCGTCGGAGGTGATGCAAAAATAACAGCTGCAACTTTACGTTGGTACCAGGGTAATTCAGCAAATGcaaaacacctgcagaaacacagACGGTCAGAGATCCACTCAAAGGACAGTCCTTACAGAAGTCATCCATTATTATTCATGGTTTAAATGCAAACTCACCAGTAACCCAGAATATGGATAGAAGTTGCATCTTTTGGATTGAGTTCATTTGCTCGCTGCAGATATTAAAGACATTTCACTCATCGATTCATTAAGTACTGTTCTGTATTCAACATTTCATCATCTCACCTGCAGATGATCTTTAATGATGTAGGAATTTAATATTTTCACTTTGATCCCTTCATAATCGCCAACATCACTGAGACAAACGGTGTACCACTGCGGAGAAAAGCAGATGAAACTCCAGCGACACTGCGCTCACTGTAAAACTCATTTATTAACATcagttattttgtactttgtaagcAGAAaatgaagattcgtttgtctctCTTGGCGAAGTCGAAGGCCTCATGTGAGTCGTTTCTTGTCTTCGGTTGTGATGCTGGACAGTAAAGAGAGATCACGAGACGCTCGAGACAAACGCCACAGAAACTCTGCATCATCACTGGACACACAAGAGGAAACACTGTCCATGACAAGAACTAATCTGTTAGCATGATCTTGATCTTGTACTCCTATTAAGGTGCCGCTCAAACCAACAGCCTGCGGAGAAAAACATCACCAGTACTCCCTAAATTCAGATCTGGTAAACTTCATTTTATGcttgtttgtgttctactgaaacTTCGGCAGTCCGAATCAATTTGAATTTGTTTACATTCTCAGGTGAGTGTTACCtgtctttacatttatgcatttagaagactattttagtgattcacagTGCGACCAAAGTGTACTTTGTATAAGGTCATGTGATCCCTTGAAATCAAACTCATGATCATACTGTCGCTACAAGAACTGTCTAACCTGCTCactgtggtgacgaggtttatagtagattagtgtcactgaatggctggatgtctgagtggtgtctggagaacagcataggatttatagacgaTTGGAAgagttttggggtagacctgacctgctaaagagagacagctccatccctccaggaaaggtgccgctctcctctatagtaatttggctcatagtcttaatagtgatagtatttaactaactggggcccaggtcaggaagcagacaaactggttaatccgtctgctagctgccttgagacgtcacacaggaaacataaactacaacacatagagactgtatcacctagatatcatatagagactatgtctgttccccgaactaccaaacacaaaaccctcactaaatcatttagaaaaatctgattaaggtcaaacttgaaaaaacaaaaaaaaattgaagataaacatcatataaaggtagggctactaaacatagatctctttcaaccagagcactaattgtaaatgaaattattacagatcatagtttggatgcgctctgtttgactggaACCTggtttaaaccggatgaatatattagtttaaatgaatctactccctcaggttattgttataaacatgagcctcgtctgaagggtcgaggaggtgttgctgcaatttacagtgaagtttttggtgttactcagaggacaggatataagtttaagtcttttgaactaataatgcttgaTGTGACACAttcatatacaaataaaaaatctgtcatcttttgtccttgctacagtatatacagtaaatatacagtactttacaaaagttttaggcacttgtgaaaaatgttgcatagtgaggatgtcttcaaaaataatgccataaatagttttcatttatcacataatgtcatacaaagtccagtaaaattaaaaataaaaagctaaatcaatatttggtgtgaccacatttgcctttaaaacagccccaattctcctagatacacctggacacagttcttctatctatttagtctcaattgcttctgtctctttatgtaatctcagactgacacgatgttcagtgggggtcatgacatctgttgcagggctccctgttctttatctatttagtctcaattgcttctgtctctttatgtaatctcagactgactcgatgttcagtgggggtccctgtgggggccatgacatctgttgcagggctccctgttcttctatactaatctttctatttgcaaaaataatgtttgtgagtctaacatttatatttcctattgacacactaaagctgaagatacaaataaccatcttaaaacaaatgtttttgtgaaacaccttatgtgcgtaaaacttttgaacagtactgtAGTTCACCCGggccgtactcagatttccttggtgaatttgcacattttctatcagatctagtagttactgtagatagagctttaattgttgatttttttcaacattcatatagataataaaaataacacattgggattagcatttatcgatattctcaactcgttTGGAGTCACACAAaaagtgacaggaccaactcatcaccataatcatatgttAGATTTAATATtgtcatatggatttgatgttgatactatagaaattctaccgcagagcgatgacatctctgATCATTTCCTcttctcttgtatgctgcgatcagctattgtcacgctatcgttcaggtagaacgattcattcgaccactaaagatagcttcactaataatcttccagatcta comes from Myxocyprinus asiaticus isolate MX2 ecotype Aquarium Trade chromosome 41, UBuf_Myxa_2, whole genome shotgun sequence and encodes:
- the LOC127431931 gene encoding LOW QUALITY PROTEIN: regulator of microtubule dynamics protein 1-like (The sequence of the model RefSeq protein was modified relative to this genomic sequence to represent the inferred CDS: inserted 4 bases in 2 codons), translating into MDSVSSCVSSDDAEFLWRLSRASRDLSLLSSITTEDKKRLTXEAFDFAKXETNESSFSAYKWYTVCLSDVGDYEGIKVKILNSYIIKDHLQRANELNPKDATSIHILGYWCFAFAELPWYQRKVAAVIFASPPTATYEEASAYFLKAEEVEPNFYSKNLLMLGKTYMMLSDREKAMLWLNKAHDYPAVTEEDKQVHKDALDLLKKLNA